The proteins below are encoded in one region of Chrysemys picta bellii isolate R12L10 chromosome 4, ASM1138683v2, whole genome shotgun sequence:
- the SLC35F4 gene encoding solute carrier family 35 member F4 isoform X3, protein MAITGIVMMAYADGFHGDSIIGVAYAVGSASTSALYKVLFKMFLGSANFGEAAHFVSTLGFFNLIFISFTPIILYFTKVEYWSPFSAVPWGYLCGVAGLWLAFNILVNVGVVLTYPILISIGTVLSVPGNAAVDLLKHEVIFSVVRLGATIIICTGFLLMLLPEEWDEITLRFINSLKEKKSEDHVEDITDSSVHTRSRSRANGTVSIPLA, encoded by the exons ATGGCAATCACAGGAATTGTTATGATGGCATATGCAGATGGTTTCCATGGCGATTCAATTATCGGGGTAGCATATGCTGTTGGATCTGCATCCACCTCTGCACTCTATAAG GTTTTGTTCAAGATGTTCCTTGGAAGTGCAAACTTTGGGGAAGCTGCTCATTTTGTTTCCACTCTGGGTTTCTTCAATTTAATCTTCATCTCGTTTACCCCGATCATACTGTATTTTACGAAAGTGGAATACTGGTCTCCCTTCTCTGCCGTGCCGTGGGGTTATCTGTGCGGAGTAGCCGGCCTCTGGTTAG CTTTTAACATATTGGTAAATGTTGGAGTTGTGCTGACCTACCCCATCCTAATTTCTATCGGGACAGTGCTCAGTGTTCCTGGAAATGCAG CTGTGGATCTCCTAAAACACGAGGTGATCTTCAGTGTAGTAAGGTTGGGTGCCACAATCATCATCTGCACTGGATTTTTGCTAATGCTGCTGCCGGAAGAATGGGATGAAATTACCCTGCGATTCATCAACAgcttaaaggaaaagaaaagtgaaGACCACGTAGAAGATATCACAGACTCCAGTGTGCATACAAGGAGCAGAAGCAGAGCCAACGGGACAGTGTCTATACCACTGGCTTA